The Xiphophorus maculatus strain JP 163 A chromosome 7, X_maculatus-5.0-male, whole genome shotgun sequence region attaaaaaaaaaaaaaagtaagaaaagagCAGATAAGTTTGGGCTGGGATTGAATTGGCACAAAGATCTCCAAAAAATAACTGGTAGAAGTTTGGATTTATTATGGGTGTATACACAAATACTCAAACCAGCTAAAGAACGACATTTACCCAATCTTTGCAAATTATTCAAACTCCATCAGCTGCATTCGTGGTGGTGAGCTGTTCACCAAACATGGTCTCTCAAAGTAGGTTAACAATTTTCAACTCAGTTTTTGTCTAACGTACAAGAGATGCAACGTTCAACATTCTTGCACTCTCCCATAATCAAATTGTTTTGAGCACACAAGTTACAGATACCTTGAAATCGATGATGGATTCTCCAGCTTCTCGAGATAAAGCGGGTCGCTAGTTGTTCTTGTTCACGTCTACCAGTTACATGGCTTCTCACGGCAACTGGtttagaaagattttatttaaagggtaTTAATCTTTCACATAAGACCttaataaaatatactgaatttGTGTTTGTCCTAGAAGATGTGAGTAATGTCGGAGTATGAAAACTTTAGCaagacaaatgttttagttaaatgGATGGCACAGTTCAGTAGGCGGATCTTCAAACCAGACCGACTAAATATACCCGAGCATGTAACACTTGACAGATTATTCCAGCAAGCACTACAACGTAAACACGTTTTGGCTAAAGGAAGTTAAAGAATTCAATTTGCCACAGTACAGtgcatgtaaaaagaaaagctctcAGACACTATTGGGGAATAAAAGTTATCAAAGCTTGGAAAAACTATTACGCAATAGAATACTCTTAAATCTGTGGATTTCTTTAAATCTTCACTGGGTTTTGCTCATTTCAAATTAAGAATACCATACAGTCGGATTTAGTTTGTTCAAGAAGCTTTAATGCACAACAGAAACCAACTGCATTCAGGGGTTGAGCTAACTGATGTTCATCACACACATTCATCCTAAACAACTAATTCAATTACAGAAgtcaacttaaaaatataaatataaaacaagaagccagaatgtggaaaaaaaataaaataaaattagaagtCATGTCCTACAACAAATTCAAACAGCAGTAAAGGCAGCAAACTGGGGCTAAAGTGATAAGTCTTAAacatctcattaaaaaaagcaaactgaacCAATATCTCTAGGTTGggattttaatgcttttaacaatttttgaccgcaagaaaacaagttcaacTTCACCAAGTCGTCAATTCTAAAATCTGTACCAAAATATACAGTTTTAACCCTACTGTACAGAGAATGAAGCCAAGCGGTAACTGGGTATAATTTATATCGACTGCATCATTTCATGTGGGACCAGTACTGGTTTTTCCTGTAGACTTGTGCACAGAATAAACGTTTTGCTTCACAGCACAGAGGTGACTGCCGACTGAATCGTTTCCTTCCTATCACAATCCAGAGGTTTAAATCTTGGTAAACAGATGGAATAAACCCATCACAATAATCAGATCATCTTTAACTTGAACAAACCCAACACATTAAGGTAACAATGGTCAACAAACCAGGTAAACTAAGTCCAACCGCTCAATTTTTCTTCGTGAGTTACACTTTAACATTGTCCTGTTTTCACTTtcaaactaatatttaaatgCAGCTTCTGTTTAATTCTTCAATACAAATTTTATAAAAGTCACTGAGAattcggaaaaaaaaaatagtcagcaACCTGTTAGGGTTTGCAAATCTTTAGGCCTTAAAAGGTTGGATGAACAGACATTTTTGATTTCTACTTACCAAATATTTGAGTTACGGTTATGGGTTTGGTTAAAGACATGGGCTGAAATAATCATGCTCAGAGGAACTTGTTCCAGtttacactgaaataaaatgtcttttgctCATTATGAGCAATGCTCTATAATGACTTCAGGAATGTGATTCGCTGAGCAGCAGAGCTACTTCATGTGTTTTTACTGTCCAGGTTTTGATGCCGGTAAATGTTAAGGATCAGATTTCGGATTTCATCCCGTTTCTTCCGAACCACCTGGCGGGAGAACCATTTTTGCAGCTGCAGAGGTAAATCAAAATGCACCACAGGGTCCTGCAGAACAACAAATCATTTTATGAGCtcaccttaaaaaaacaaaacaaaaagcatgacATATTCTTCTCAAAGCATATCAGATTATCCAATAAATTTAAAGGCCATAAACTTAAGCTTTGTACCTTTAAAAAGCACTCAACATATTGAAGGAGATAAAGGCCACAGTCACTGCTGTTATCCTGTAGTGGAACTTGACAATGTGAGCTTTTCATCTGATCTAAACCAAACTCCCTTGATGATCCACGACGAACCTCCCATTCTGACTGCAAATACCTGGAGAGAGCACACACACTTATCAGCTCAACACACAGCAACCAAACCTCCTGGCAAATATTCCTGATAATTGTTTATTGCAGCAAGGTAAACCCACACTGGGCTTTTTTCCTAACCCCAAACTTTGATTTTAGAAGATTTACCGTAGGAAACAAAACCATGCTTAGAAGTAGTTGCAGCAAAATATCCTGGGGAGAAAGAGCCCATCTTTTGTTCCAATTTCTCTAGATCAGGGATTCCCCACACATCCCTTCTCCAACATCCCTGAGTCAAATGAATGGCTCATTCAGACCTCTGCAGAGCTGGATCACATGTTGATGAAGAAGTTCAGCCATTTTATTCAGGTTTGTGCCCAGATGGTTacaaatgaaagtaaatttCATGCCAGGTGAAGCACTTCTGTGCCGATCTGATAAAAGACCATGTCAAGGACCcattatttagcattttaataAGCTTGACCAGATTTGTTTAAACTGCCTGAGGGTTTAAAACAGTTGCCCAAAGGGTTGCCGGTGCCAGGCAGTGTAGAGGAACAAGTCCACGCATCACAGAACCTCCACCatagtgaaaagaaaatctttttgacTTACACTGGATGCCTTTGGTGTTTTTATCAAAACTTCAATTTTAGTCTTATTAAAGTGTCAACAGTGTTTAGCAAAGTTAACCTCTTCATGTCCGATTGTATAACAGAAAAGCTTCCCCTCCCTCCCCCATCTACTCACAAACACCTTCACTGTAGGTTTAAAGTATTAAACTTACTCCCGTAAGAGTTTGCAGATCCGCTCATGGGAAGAAAGTTTGAGAGAATCCATGATGAGAATGCACGGCCTGCAGGAGAAAGACGTGCAAACCTGTGATCGCAGTTCTCATCCAGCTTTTAACTGTGCTTCTTCTTATATATAGTAATATaccaaagaacaaaatcaaAGTCAACATGTTCAATAAATCCAAAACAAGCCACTTTTTTAGAACTTTTCTTCATGAAAAACGTTTCCATTGTCCTAATCAggagctaatgttagcatagcAACAAAAGTGTTTAGTACAATACATTaggaacaaaatgcaaaatatttgacGCAAACAAAATGTAGTTGACATTTATATGAAAAGTGAAAGACACAAAAAGCCTTGACAGAAAGACcaaactggaaaatattaaaCGCATTATAGTTTATAAGTGGATGATAAACTGCTCTGAGATTTGCATATCAAGGTATCGCTGAGGTGGCTGATAAACTCACCTTCTGCAAACGGTCCGTCTCAGACATGTATGTTCTGTGCAACTCTacacagaaaagaaagacaatattgggtaaattgtgaaaaaaaaattttctttagaaattattAAGCATTTCTGTTGAGCACAATAAAATTAGTTCTTACAACTGGACAAGGAGGCGGTGGGTCTTTGGTCACTTCATCCTGactgttttctaaaaacaaacaaaaaaaataaaaatcaatctgGCTTCAGCAGATACTCACTGTCTCATTATTATACTGATCCCATTACAGGTATGCCTGCCTACCTGGCTCTGTTTCCATACTGTCACTGGGGTCTAATCTCACCAGGATTTCTGAATGATTATTAGAGTCTTTACATTGTTGGGCCTCATCTTGACCCTCCGACTCTCCCACCCAGTCCTTCAGCAGAGGCTCTTCCAGCCCAGGAAAGCAAACAACGACTAAATACCAGTGAGCTCTGGacagagaaaaaagtaaagcagCAGGTTACACATTGTACACAAATGGATGTAAAACACATGTCTTCATGAGTTATGTGCGTACTCTTGATTAACAggcacaaacaggaagtccttGTCAAAGATGTCCACATGTCGGGTCCACGTTTTCACTCGCTGGTGCCGCCTCTGCCTCTGACAACTGAGTCTATATTAAACAAAAGTTATAAAACAGTTCTTATTTATAACAGcgttgtaaaacaaaacatttagacagcaaaaccaaaaaaatacaatacaagCTTTAAATCTATAGCAAGAATTGAAACAAAGGCATTTTTGTTATTGCAGCAGCATTatcttaaattaaattatgtagAAAACCCCAACCTTTATCTTGACTAAATGTATTCAGTAGTgaaaattaattacttaaaagGTAAAAGTTTGGATATCTTTGTGTCAATAGAGCATCACTTAGTTTTTTCACACAGTTGGGAGCTTACAGAGTCCCATTCCTCTGGACAATCTCTTCAGATCATTCAGAGGCAACTCTTACATCCTCATCAGATAACCTCACAGATTTTCTATTGCATTTAGGTCAGAGGACTGAGATGGCCATGAAAGATGTTTGATTCTATGTCTGGTGAAATATTTCTTGAGTTTTGATTTTCTAGCAGAGGCCACCAGATTTTTATTCGTAGCATGTATGAGGTTTGCCACAAATGTAAATCTTTCTCCATGTAATAATATACCTCATTCCAAACAATGAGGTATATTACCAATTTAAAACTCCTAGATGATTTAAACAATTTGAAGAaataattgctaaaaaaaaaaaagaatcttcaATTGCATTCAGTTTATAGAAATTGTTGGCCACACATAGAAGTGGGGAACTTCTTAccttcttaaaaacaaatactccTAAAAGGAGTTCTTAAAATCTTTCAGGGAATTATAATACCTTATGTTTAAATTTTCCAGCCATAAGATGTCTTTTAGTCTAAATATGCAACACTGGTTCCCTTACGAGTCGTTGTTGCCTCCTTCGCTGGCGTTATCCCGGCGCGTCAGCTGCTTGTAGAAAAAGCTGCTGAAGATGTGGGATCGCTCAGAAATAGCAGCAGATGCATTCTGGATAAGGTatctgtttaaaacatttttttatataaatatgtatatatatcatGCAATAGCTgattcagaaagtttttttcaccataaaaaaagaaaaacaaaatcacctgACAGGCAAAATTTTCAAGGTAAATCACTTACTTCAGGTAAAAATCAATGATGACATCGTTGAGGTACTGCCCACTATCAAGGCACTGCAGATCTTCCAATGTCACAGTTATTCCCCCTTTCAACGGCGGTGGAGGAAACTGTATTAAtctatgaataaaaacaaagatcagTAGTTTGCTTTTACAACTTCAGACTACAGAGGTGTAACATCTATATTCATAATCAAATTAACACGCATTACAAttagaaagcagcagcagacatACTTGTTTTAACCAGACAACATAAGGACATAAAGGGAGTGATGTCACTTACCTTTGAGTCAGTCCCCGATGCTTATATTTACTCCATTTGGAGTCAGGTTTACAAAGAGATACAGAGTAGGATCCATTTTTTCTATGATGGCAAACTGTGTACACAGGCCTGGCTTCCTCCTTTTTGCTCTGTGGGAGTAAATGTATCTAATTAAAGGTTTTCAAACTTGTGTTTACAACCTTAAGATGACTTTAGGCTGAATTGTTTCAAAATAACAGGTAAAAAAACCTGACAGCATTATGGAAACATGtgcctttcattcatttcataaacctgtaaaacatccaaattattttctttctgtacatttttgGCATCTTAGCAGTAACACtttcatttttgtgtaatttcagCCATTCGAATACCAAATCTTTTAGCTTGTTTAGGACATGATGgttacaatttctttttatacttttaatattgAGCTTTTTAAGCAATGCCTTAAGCGGTAGCAGGAGAAACCCTCAAATTCATTCAACAGTCGCAAAAGAAATTGCAGTAGTGCTCTTCTGTAGAGCCAGATACGCCATCTGGACACCCTGTTGGTGATATGACACGTTACAAGAATTTCATTAATCTGGTTGAATCTGGTGGACTACAATGAATATTCCCAGGTTTTActacttttctttaaaatgaattgcTAACATTTTAGAATTCATGGTATGATAATACAATCATAAGAGGTGCATTTtaccataaaatgttacaagtATTTGACACTACAAAAGTATTTTCAAGCCAATTTTGTTGGGAATTTTTGACAAATCCATATACAATAACCATTAAAGTCTCACCTCCTTTCAGTAGTGACATAAAGCTGGTACTTAAAGGCTTAAAATCTTTGAATGTGTCCAAGTTCTGAGCAGATTTGAAGTTTTCAAGCAAATCTAAAAGTATATCACCTCTgtacaaaacatttaagacaaaaagaaaagttgcagCAAAAACTTAAGCCTCAAAATGTCAAAGCAAAAATTACcaagttgaaatattttaaaaggttaaaatgtgtaaagaaaCATAGTTCAAAACAAATAACCTGCAAACATCTCATATTTCTTCTCAGAAATCATATCATGACTACTTCCTCCTGACCCGTACCTAacaggtgaaataatcttctAAAAATTCAGACTATTTCAAAAAgaagtgaagtaaaaaaaagttagaaaccACTTGCATCAGAGGGAGTGTTTGGTTCTTCATCTTCCTGGTCCTCCTTTGGTTCAGCCTCCGTCTCTCCATCTTCTGCCGCCATCTCGAGATCCTGCTCCACATCTTTCTCACAGTTGGTATCCATCCAGATGTGGGCAGTGGGGATTTCGTCCTCGTAATGAGAACTGTCCAGGCCTACACTCACATCAGAATCTGAGCTCTTAATTCCAAGTATGGAGAGCAGATGAGAGTCCACTCCAGTTCTTGTAATTAGCTTAATACTTTCATCCATAGAAAGCACTGGAGCATCTATGTCCAATAAACTGCCCAGTCCAACTCCGTTGTTTGCGATGCTGTTTTCGTGCGTCATTCTGTTGATGCAGTCAATGTCCAACACGGAGCGAAGCAAAGCTCCTTCCATTCCCTCCAAAGGATCTTTGAGAGTCAGCAGTATGAAGGGGCTGGCTTTTCCTggtaaaatgaaacattcatttatcaaataaataaaaaataactaaataaaaatattagcgAATATATTGCATGTTTATAAACTAAATTTTTTACATCTCCCTCCCTTCTCACCGGTATCTATGGGTCTATCTTCACTAACACACAGCTGATAAAGTTCCTGGTGtatagcagcagcagcagcttcagtcaCAAAGAGCAGCATGACGCCAGGCGGTGAAGGATCCTCGTCTCCAAAGTCGATCTCTCGCGCTTCCAGCTCCTGCTGATCCCAAACGCTGTACCTCCTCAGCTCTTTGCGCTCAAAAGTCAGCTGCTCACCTGTGCCTGAGGACAGGAAGGAATCAGGTCAGATTAATccattttaaatgcagtttaaaaTTTGAATCACACACAAATACAGTCTTTAGGTTAaaccaagaaagaaaaagagtttAATTCTCATCTTTTAGATATGTCCCAACCTGATCCAcatattaattttaaacaatcCCTTTAACTAACACCTGTTGATTTGTTGGCCAGTGACTCGGCATCATGTGACCTGCTTTGCTCGGTCATGGTTGTCAAGGTAGGAAACAGAGCCGTGacgagagcagctgaaacactactcataaaattttatgacgttcaaaacaaaacaccaagtTTAAAAGTGGTAAAACATTGTATTCAGTAAGTTTTCCCCAAACTATTTTCTAGAACTACAACAAAATGTCAAGATAATCAATgagttatcaaaaaaaaaaaaatgtgccaaCTTTAGCCAAGAACTTCACATAGCCAACTCAAGGGAGGGTGTCAGCAGAAGCAAGAGATGGGTTTGATGTAGACTATAGCTCTATGTGTCAAGTAAgacaagtttaaaaataaataagctttttgtgttttaggtgACATGATTTCAGGAGgtaattttagcattttaactTTGCTGACCTTGTGTTGGAGATGCATTTTAAGGCACcaactcaaagaaaaacaaaagggacAAACTGCAGAGTCCTGACAAACTAGTAAGTTAATTAAGTCTATTACAGATAAAACTTTAAAGCTACCGAGTTTTCAGGCATATAAATGCCATTTGATTTATTCCCTTTAATAAAATCTTGAGCAGATGCCCAATGTTAAACATCAATGTCTGGGACAAGACGTCCTGATAGGATTGTTCCTCCTCAGTACACAATGCAATTCATTGTCGGAGTTGGACTCCAAGAACTGGTGAAGACAAACCATTTCTAAAATATCAAGTTTCCGTTTTTACTGTTGTAACCTCATTGTATTGCATTTACAAATGCATCAGTAAAAGATGTGCATCTTCACCTTAATATAACCAACACTGAACCGCTAATTATGTGCAGATAACATTTCAATTACCGAGCCTTGCAATTTGACATTGGTTTATAGTTCTTAATTACGAGTGCAGAAACTTGTAAGaagtatttggtgaaataaaaacaaaacaagttgttttactccttttttttttaaatctgagaCACCAAGCAACCCATGATTCTACATAGAGATGGTAAAACCTCCTGatgttcaaaaaataaataaataaaataaaaattaatgctTTTAAATGCCAATTCAAGCAGTAACACTGTTGCTTAATTTTACCTATTGGGGGATTTCTGATTGATCCCCTCTCCCCCAAAATAAATGCCTTAAATAGTTAATCATATCAGTGCAATGTCCCTAGATGCATATAAAAactgatacattttttaaaacatttaataaatctcATATTCAGCTGAAAGTGATGGTGGGGTCTTAAAAGTTCTAATCCACCAGAACAAATACAATTGACTAAAATAGACCACTAAGATGGGACACAGACAGCTTGACCAGAAGGAGATAAAACAGGTTCCTTTACTGGCAAGGTTGAAATAATTTGGAGCAAAGGTCACAGGTAAGACTGATGAACACAGGCCAATAAATCCAGCTTAAAGGGACACAAACAAAGGAGTCATGGCACAAGTCATGAATTAAGGGAAGAAGTTTGAATGACGAGGAGCAGACCATCAGTCGCATGGatcaaaaaaatacagttaccTTTAAGTGGGATGATAATCTTATGTTTCGAAATCTGTGaagggaaagaaagaaaccGCTAATTTATGAAACAGAAGCTGAATGTAAAAATCTCTCATTATTCCACTAGATTTACCATGAGGCCTCCAGCTGACTTTACTTTGTAACAGCCGCAGTACATGGACAAAAAAGGCACACTCAAAGAGGAGTAGTCCACCTCACAGGCAGGAGAACCTGGTGCTGAAGGTGGATTCTCTTCAATCAGTAGCTGCGAAACctgagcaacaacaaaaaaaacaaagttatgatCAAATAATTATCACATCCTGATTTACCAGAGGCACAAAGACCTGACTTAGGTTTGCATTTTAACATTGCAGTTTTCCAAAACTACTTTAATTCATTACTTtggcgccatctagtggtaaACACACAAATGACAGAAGATCATAATGCACAGTCGATATTGCTTAAAAGCGTATGGTGTTGACGTTACAAAGATTATGGACGAaaattaaatgtacaattttgaGTAAAACACTGATGTCTAATTCATCATCTCAGCTCTTTAGAGAGAcattttttatgatgtgaatAAACAGCTATGATTTTAAAGGAACTGggactttaatatttcagacaGTATTTTGCAAACATGTTTGAAGATTGAAGATGCAATCAGTCTAAATTCTTTATGCACCAAAATGTCTTGATTGACTTTAATCAGTGATTAGCAGGTCCGATATTACATCAGTCCAATTTCTCATATTTGAGCTTCCCTAagttacttttctgtagtttggaaaattaacctgtaaaaATAACACCTCACTTTcgaagaaaaattatacaaaactctgaaattagattaaattttataataaagAGGCAAGCACACAGATgtgcttataaaaatgtctataatccagttttaaatttatgtattcatcttcagtcagtttaatagctGAACTCTCACTTTGCTCAACCATTTACAGCTTTTGTGTCCATGTTAGCGTCAGGATTTGACACCTTCGTTtgtcacacacagagaaacGTATCCATCTATGTACCGCCACGATGCGCTCTGCCACTCGTTTGTTAAGActgggatgatatgaaatttatttatcGGTTCGTCCGCAAAGCTACACTTGAGTTAAGCATCAACTACAGAACagcagtgttcagtctatcggctcacctgtataaatataCCGGCCGCGCTCATCTCCGCCGTTTGCTCTGGACCAGCAGCTCCGGGTGGAGAAAGGCTGctgtactccaggcatcgcgccagtcaaTTTAAGGATGCTTTTTGCTGCCCCGAAAACGATAAAAACCCGGCCATAATAATGACCCGGGTGGAACACCGTGCGctaaattataaaacataatttaacgaagcttcgaggcagattatttttcctcgaggaattttaatagaCGAGGTACTCCAGTCATTCAAGGAATTGTGACGAACTTGATTCAGTCCATTTGATGAGGGGAATTTTGCAATGCAATCAAGCCCCTGTGGCACTATACAGACAATCCAGAtcaaccataaaataaaaaaaataaaaatgctatgGACAGATAAGTTCCTCATTTCTTCAGATGTTAAGAGATGGAAAACTTCAGTGGGACAATCGGAAAAGTTGCTGCTTACCTCCTGGCTAAAGACAATTGTTTTATGACACAATCACAGCCTCAAAATATCAagattgtgttaaaaaaaaaaatgtccgatatgtatataaatatctCCACGATCCTCCTTAGGTCAGATACAACTTCTTTTGATTCAAGTtgtaaagtctttaaaaacaaattgcaaaatCATCTTAAGCTGTACATTAACTTAGCTCAGTTAACAGACCTGCCCGGTGTCAACAACATGAAGTTTCCTTCATGTACAGAGGAAGCATGGACTGAATGAAAACTGCTGCACCAACCTGCATGTCCTCTGCGTCTAAAGCCTTCTCCTGCTGGGACGCAGCTTCCTTAGGGGAGTTTCTATATACGACTGCGTCGACCTGAGAGGCCATTTCTCCGACCAATTTGCTGCGACATTTAGAATCGTCATTGTTCTCTTCGTCATCACTGGACAACACAACtgaaatgagggaaaaaaaatttaattaatttcctTAGGGCTTCTACTACTTTACTCATCTACAAGTTAAAATTGAACACATAAAAGCCCTTATTTGAAATGGCATCTTGAGAAAATGAGCTGTAACGCAGTCAGACGCTTGTAATCAGAGGCTggatgcagaaataaaacagcagattgAAGTAAACAGAAGAGGTTAAAATGTTAACAGATGGAAACATTTAAGGTTACTGCCTTTAGAAagcttaaatatatttaacctTTTATTCAAAACTAATACTTTTGTCCAgattactttaaaaagtcagtCGATAGTTGGTATCTACGGTAATCTGACTTCTCATCCACACATGCATCCTTAAGTCTTACAAATATAAGCAGCTTATGCTTAGAAAGTTTGGTTCAAATGCCACTCAATACCTGGTGCTGtaatgactaaaataaacagtgcaaaaaaaaaaaaagctaacaagTTCTGAGAATCATCTAtatcaggggtgcccaaagtcggtcctcgggGGCCGACATCCtgcgtgttttagttctctcccctgtttaacgcacctggatcaaatgatggctcattagaggcccAAGAAGAACACTGACTTGCTGAAatggttgttactaccaccagggagagaactaaaacatgcaggatgccggccctcaaggaccgactttgggcacccctgatctAGAACATATTTGCTTACTCACTGGGATCAGACGTGCTGGTCTCAGTTGCGGCCAATAGGCTTagcttgttgctgaaaatgatgCCTTCAGGGATGACTGGGACCAGGGGCTCCAACACATCTTCTCCCCCAACAGTGAACTGTACAATACAACGGTCTATATTCTCTAGATCTACGTCGTCTTCGCTGTCTTCCCAATGACCAACAGACATTGGGATCTGTTCTCCATCTTTTCCTGCTTCTTCAGTTTGAAAAAGCACGATGTCACACTGACGTTTGGGGCTGCTCGTCCCATTACACTGCAGGCCGGGATCCTTCCTTTTACGCTTCTGTAAGAGATTAAAGACTTGTTCAATTTTAACAATGAGgactatttaaaaaagaaataaagaaacactttaat contains the following coding sequences:
- the LOC102225145 gene encoding sentrin-specific protease 7-like isoform X1 yields the protein MMERRRALTIPFVDKEKLMENPLKISVACLSSECGKLEAQVPWTAFSDCKLNSCNSSHRKGAKMFDHTILKCSDILRRKPRLILRDVLKTELGKDYIERIKMSKNNTRWSSSQKDNGWRKEEDVPCRETRPNQLDDKSKNVTPKGKRRTSTSQRPTTRNRKPQNTEEEANEENQDIKEVIIGKVNEEKDETFAEVVDCGLSLSWEPAGDISASEEISADFTIDNLTGPEDMQHSLKRKRKDPGLQCNGTSSPKRQCDIVLFQTEEAGKDGEQIPMSVGHWEDSEDDVDLENIDRCIVQFTVGGEDVLEPLVPVIPEGIIFSNKLSLLAATETSTSDPIVLSSDDEENNDDSKCRSKLVGEMASQVDAVVYRNSPKEAASQQEKALDAEDMQVSQLLIEENPPSAPGSPACEVDYSSLSVPFLSMYCGCYKVKSAGGLMISKHKIIIPLKGTGEQLTFERKELRRYSVWDQQELEAREIDFGDEDPSPPGVMLLFVTEAAAAAIHQELYQLCVSEDRPIDTGKASPFILLTLKDPLEGMEGALLRSVLDIDCINRMTHENSIANNGVGLGSLLDIDAPVLSMDESIKLITRTGVDSHLLSILGIKSSDSDVSVGLDSSHYEDEIPTAHIWMDTNCEKDVEQDLEMAAEDGETEAEPKEDQEDEEPNTPSDSKKEEARPVYTVCHHRKNGSYSVSLCKPDSKWSKYKHRGLTQRLIQFPPPPLKGGITVTLEDLQCLDSGQYLNDVIIDFYLKYLIQNASAAISERSHIFSSFFYKQLTRRDNASEGGNNDSLSCQRQRRHQRVKTWTRHVDIFDKDFLFVPVNQEAHWYLVVVCFPGLEEPLLKDWVGESEGQDEAQQCKDSNNHSEILVRLDPSDSMETEPENSQDEVTKDPPPPCPVSCTEHTCLRRTVCRRPCILIMDSLKLSSHERICKLLREYLQSEWEVRRGSSREFGLDQMKSSHCQVPLQDNSSDCGLYLLQYVECFLKDPVVHFDLPLQLQKWFSRQVVRKKRDEIRNLILNIYRHQNLDSKNT
- the LOC102225145 gene encoding sentrin-specific protease 7-like isoform X2; translation: MENPLKISVACLSSECGKLEAQVPWTAFSDCKLNSCNSSHRKGAKMFDHTILKCSDILRRKPRLILRDVLKTELGKDYIERIKMSKNNTRWSSSQKDNGWRKEEDVPCRETRPNQLDDKSKNVTPKGKRRTSTSQRPTTRNRKPQNTEEEANEENQDIKEVIIGKVNEEKDETFAEVVDCGLSLSWEPAGDISASEEISADFTIDNLTGPEDMQHSLKRKRKDPGLQCNGTSSPKRQCDIVLFQTEEAGKDGEQIPMSVGHWEDSEDDVDLENIDRCIVQFTVGGEDVLEPLVPVIPEGIIFSNKLSLLAATETSTSDPIVLSSDDEENNDDSKCRSKLVGEMASQVDAVVYRNSPKEAASQQEKALDAEDMQVSQLLIEENPPSAPGSPACEVDYSSLSVPFLSMYCGCYKVKSAGGLMISKHKIIIPLKGTGEQLTFERKELRRYSVWDQQELEAREIDFGDEDPSPPGVMLLFVTEAAAAAIHQELYQLCVSEDRPIDTGKASPFILLTLKDPLEGMEGALLRSVLDIDCINRMTHENSIANNGVGLGSLLDIDAPVLSMDESIKLITRTGVDSHLLSILGIKSSDSDVSVGLDSSHYEDEIPTAHIWMDTNCEKDVEQDLEMAAEDGETEAEPKEDQEDEEPNTPSDSKKEEARPVYTVCHHRKNGSYSVSLCKPDSKWSKYKHRGLTQRLIQFPPPPLKGGITVTLEDLQCLDSGQYLNDVIIDFYLKYLIQNASAAISERSHIFSSFFYKQLTRRDNASEGGNNDSLSCQRQRRHQRVKTWTRHVDIFDKDFLFVPVNQEAHWYLVVVCFPGLEEPLLKDWVGESEGQDEAQQCKDSNNHSEILVRLDPSDSMETEPENSQDEVTKDPPPPCPVSCTEHTCLRRTVCRRPCILIMDSLKLSSHERICKLLREYLQSEWEVRRGSSREFGLDQMKSSHCQVPLQDNSSDCGLYLLQYVECFLKDPVVHFDLPLQLQKWFSRQVVRKKRDEIRNLILNIYRHQNLDSKNT